In Equus asinus isolate D_3611 breed Donkey chromosome 13, EquAss-T2T_v2, whole genome shotgun sequence, one DNA window encodes the following:
- the ASPSCR1 gene encoding tether containing UBX domain for GLUT4 isoform X6, protein MVPISRSREGPENMVRIALQLDDGSRLQGTFCSGQTLWELLSHFAQTRECLERPCEASPVCVYMRDEVTGRAALQGTTLQSLGLTGGSAIIRFAMKQRDSAGKPEPGGLKSERPASLAPSAPADQAAGSPLLPSSSAGLSRGDGSRQDETGPSEAGHVDSLGPKPVDAQAKPILKEPAPAPFVPFSGGGQRLGGPSGSSRTPMSPSAKLPKSFSSPGGPSKPKKLRPGQEPQPEPEPEPEPEPPMDRDPVVCHPDLEELLQAWPAELPDEFFEVTVDDVRRRLAQLKSERKRLEEAPLVTKAFREAQMKEKLERYPKVVLRVLFPDRYILQGFFRPSETVGDLRDFVRSHLGNPELPFHLFIAPPKTILDDHTMTLFQANLFPAALVHFGAEVPTGLYLEPRLLEHTISPSAADVLVAKCMSRAPGTPPPLPAPDPAPLESKPAAEEQAVGPPELSPGTAQPVRRDLGKVPKWLKLPAGKR, encoded by the exons AGAGTGCCTGGAGCGGCCGTGTGAGGCAAGCCCAGTCTGTGTGTACATGAGGGATGAG GTGACCGGCAGAGCTGCCTTGCAGGGCACGACGCTGCAGTCTCTGGGCCTCACGGGGGGCAGCGCCATCATCAG GTTTGCCATGAAGCAACGAGACTCTGCCGGCAAGCCGGAGCCTGGGGGGTTGAAGAGTGAAAGGCCGGCAAGCCTGGCCCCCTCCGCACCAGCTGACCAGGCAGCTGGCAGCCCTCTGCTTCCGTCGAGCTCAGCAGGGCTCAGCCGCGGCGACGGGAGCCGTCAGGATGAGACAGGCCCCTCAGAGGCTGGCCACGTGGATAGCCTGGGCCCAAAGCCGGTGGATGCTCAGGCGAAGCCGATCTTAAAGGAGCCTGCACCTGCCCCCTTCGTTCCATTCTCGGGTGGAGGACAACGACTGGGGGGCCCGTCTGGGTCTTCGAGGACTCCGATGTCACCTTCAGCCAAATTGCCAAAGTCCTTCTCTAGCCCTGGAGGCCCCTCCAAGCCAAAGAAGTTGAGGCCTGGCCAGGAGCCCCAGCCGGAGCCagagccggagccggagccggagccg CCAATGGACAGAGACCCCGTGGTGTGCCATCCTGACCTGGAAGAGCTGCTCCAGGCCTGGCCTGCAGAGCTGCCTGACGAGTTCTTCGAGGTGACTGTGGACGACGTGAGAAGACGCCTGGCCCAGCTGAAGAGTGAGCG GAAGCGCCTGGAAGAAGCCCCCCTAGTGACCAAGGCCTTCAGGGAGGCTCAGATGAAGGAGAAACTGGAGCGATACCCAAAG GTGGTCCTGAGGGTCCTGTTCCCTGACCGCTATATCCTGCAGGGCTTCTTCCGGCCCAGTGAGACAG TGGGGGATCTGCGGGACTTTGTGAGGAGCCACCTGGGGAACCCCGAGCTGCCGTTCCACCTAT TCATCGCTCCTCCAAAAACCATCCTGGACGACCACACGATGACCCTCTTTCAG GCAAACCTCTTTCCTGCTGCCCTTGTGCACTTTGGAGCCGAGGTGCCGACAG GCCTCTACTTGGAGCCCAGGCTGTTGGAACACACCATATCCCCATCTGCGGCTGACGTGCTGGTGGCCAA GTGCATGTCCAGGGCCCCCGGGACCCCGCCCCCGCTGCCAGCCCCTGACCCTGCACCCCTTGAGTCGAAGCCAGCTGCTGAGGAGCAGGCAGTGGGGCCCCCTGAGCTGAGCCCCGGGACAGCCCAGCCTGTGAGGAGGGATCTGGGCAAGGTGCCTAAGTGGCTGAAGCTGCCAG CCGGCAAGAGGTGA
- the ASPSCR1 gene encoding tether containing UBX domain for GLUT4 isoform X4 yields MVPISRSREGPENMVRIALQLDDGSRLQGTFCSGQTLWELLSHFAQTRECLERPCEASPVCVYMRDEVTGRAALQGTTLQSLGLTGGSAIIRFAMKQRDSAGKPEPGGLKSERPASLAPSAPADQAAGSPLLPSSSAGLSRGDGSRQDETGPSEAGHVDSLGPKPVDAQAKPILKEPAPAPFVPFSGGGQRLGGPSGSSRTPMSPSAKLPKSFSSPGGPSKPKKLRPGQEPQPEPEPEPEPEPPMDRDPVVCHPDLEELLQAWPAELPDEFFEVTVDDVRRRLAQLKSERKRLEEAPLVTKAFREAQMKEKLERYPKVVLRVLFPDRYILQGFFRPSETVGDLRDFVRSHLGNPELPFHLCECFSRTCSCSVIAPPKTILDDHTMTLFQANLFPAALVHFGAEVPTGLYLEPRLLEHTISPSAADVLVAKCMSRAPGTPPPLPAPDPAPLESKPAAEEQAVGPPELSPGTAQPVRRDLGKVPKWLKLPAGKR; encoded by the exons AGAGTGCCTGGAGCGGCCGTGTGAGGCAAGCCCAGTCTGTGTGTACATGAGGGATGAG GTGACCGGCAGAGCTGCCTTGCAGGGCACGACGCTGCAGTCTCTGGGCCTCACGGGGGGCAGCGCCATCATCAG GTTTGCCATGAAGCAACGAGACTCTGCCGGCAAGCCGGAGCCTGGGGGGTTGAAGAGTGAAAGGCCGGCAAGCCTGGCCCCCTCCGCACCAGCTGACCAGGCAGCTGGCAGCCCTCTGCTTCCGTCGAGCTCAGCAGGGCTCAGCCGCGGCGACGGGAGCCGTCAGGATGAGACAGGCCCCTCAGAGGCTGGCCACGTGGATAGCCTGGGCCCAAAGCCGGTGGATGCTCAGGCGAAGCCGATCTTAAAGGAGCCTGCACCTGCCCCCTTCGTTCCATTCTCGGGTGGAGGACAACGACTGGGGGGCCCGTCTGGGTCTTCGAGGACTCCGATGTCACCTTCAGCCAAATTGCCAAAGTCCTTCTCTAGCCCTGGAGGCCCCTCCAAGCCAAAGAAGTTGAGGCCTGGCCAGGAGCCCCAGCCGGAGCCagagccggagccggagccggagccg CCAATGGACAGAGACCCCGTGGTGTGCCATCCTGACCTGGAAGAGCTGCTCCAGGCCTGGCCTGCAGAGCTGCCTGACGAGTTCTTCGAGGTGACTGTGGACGACGTGAGAAGACGCCTGGCCCAGCTGAAGAGTGAGCG GAAGCGCCTGGAAGAAGCCCCCCTAGTGACCAAGGCCTTCAGGGAGGCTCAGATGAAGGAGAAACTGGAGCGATACCCAAAG GTGGTCCTGAGGGTCCTGTTCCCTGACCGCTATATCCTGCAGGGCTTCTTCCGGCCCAGTGAGACAG TGGGGGATCTGCGGGACTTTGTGAGGAGCCACCTGGGGAACCCCGAGCTGCCGTTCCACCTATGTGAGTGCTTCTCCAGGACCTGCTCATGCTCAG TCATCGCTCCTCCAAAAACCATCCTGGACGACCACACGATGACCCTCTTTCAG GCAAACCTCTTTCCTGCTGCCCTTGTGCACTTTGGAGCCGAGGTGCCGACAG GCCTCTACTTGGAGCCCAGGCTGTTGGAACACACCATATCCCCATCTGCGGCTGACGTGCTGGTGGCCAA GTGCATGTCCAGGGCCCCCGGGACCCCGCCCCCGCTGCCAGCCCCTGACCCTGCACCCCTTGAGTCGAAGCCAGCTGCTGAGGAGCAGGCAGTGGGGCCCCCTGAGCTGAGCCCCGGGACAGCCCAGCCTGTGAGGAGGGATCTGGGCAAGGTGCCTAAGTGGCTGAAGCTGCCAG CCGGCAAGAGGTGA
- the CENPX gene encoding centromere protein X, with protein sequence MEGTGASFRKELVSKLLHLHFKDDKTKVSGDALQLMAELLKIFVVEAAIRSIRQAQAEDLARVDVDQLEKVLPQLLLDF encoded by the exons ATGGAGGGCACCGGCGCCAGCTTCCGGAAA GAACTGGTGAGCAAGCTGCTGCACCTGCACTTTAAGGATGACAAGACCAAAG TCAGCGGGGACGCACTGCAGCTCATGGCGGAGTTGCTGAAGATCTTCGTTGTGG AGGCAGCCATCCGCAGCATCCGGCAGGCCCAGGCAGAGGACCTGGCCCGCGTGGACGTGGACCAGCTGGAGAAAGTGCTGCCTCAGCTG CTTCTAGACTTCTAG